Proteins from a single region of Argopecten irradians isolate NY chromosome 7, Ai_NY, whole genome shotgun sequence:
- the LOC138326988 gene encoding uncharacterized protein yields MALNDEKKSLRQKLNDTEKELVVCRQKFGELNGQYDDLFQRYSQLVSSQIMNNNASIQDIDYHDPPRQVAETFHAELYKKQWGDAFDVLDKILTDERVKLEILRDFCRDSYLICVFVLCGQAENLRRALDPFSTKETSPAESNNSVSVLSNVLYILPGPVREEFIRTRRQFKNFKRILDNQCCKGNTAERVKKICGEEVVYRLRQYIYSSIEISWDMLLQTPPMVLDFSIEKGRAIDPEVMEHYSYPGPRVEFLVWPTVYRQCGGPVLSKAIVQTCRGDGKE; encoded by the exons ATGGCTCTCAATGATGAAAAGAAGTCACTACGTCAGAAACTAAACGATACCGAGAAAGAGTTGGTGGTCTGCCGCCAGAAGTTTGGTGAACTGAACGGCCAGTACGATGACCTTTTTCAGAG ATACAGTCAGCTTGTTTCTAGTCAAATAATGAACAACAATGCATCCATCCAAGATATAGACTACCATGACCCGCCTCGTCAGGTCGCGGAGACATTCCATGCCgagttatataaaaaacaatggGGCGATGCGTTTGATGTGCTGGACAAAATCCTCACTGACGAAAGGGTCAAGTTAGAGATCCTTCGAGACTTTTGTAGG GATTCCTATCTGATCTgcgtgttcgttttgtgtggCCAGGCTGAAAACCTTAGAAGAGCTCTCGACCCCTTCTCTACCAAGGAAACTAGTCCTGCCGAATCTAACAACTCTGTGAGCGTTCTAAGTAACGTTCTCTATATATTACCTGGACCTGTCAGAGAGGAGTTTATACGGACGCGCCGTCAGTTCAAGAATTTTAAGAGGATATTGGAC AACCAATGTTGCAAAGGCAATACCGCCGAACGAGTGAAGAAGATATGTGGAGAAGAGGTTGTCTATCGACTGAGACAATACATCTATTCAAGCATCGAGATATCCTGGGACATGCTACTGCAGACTCCACCGATGGTTCTGGACTTCAGTATAGAGAAGGGACGTGCTATTGACCCTGAAGTGATGGAACATTATTCCTATCCGGGCCCCAGGGTAGAGTTCCTGGTCTGGCCTACAGTCTACCGTCAGTGTGGTGGGCCGGTACTAAGTAAGGCAAtagtacagacgtgtcgtggtGATGGTAAGGAGTGA